The following DNA comes from Ricinus communis isolate WT05 ecotype wild-type chromosome 10, ASM1957865v1, whole genome shotgun sequence.
atattcttttaggacttaattttatttctttcttaaaagggggaattaattataaataaacactagagttttagaaattcaaaAACTGTTATCCCTTGAAAAACCACTCTTGTTACAAACATGCTTCTAATTAAGGCGCCTTCTTGTTGGGTTCTTCCAGTTCCTCCTCTCCACGCAGCTAACTTAAACCTGCtgaagaaaaattttggagtgGAGTAGCCCATCTCATTCATCCTTCTTTTTTGTCCAGAATGAAAACCACAAGCTTTCAGGGCTCCCCCCCTCCCATCTCTTCTAGAGGCAAACTTTTCCAATAATTGGTACATTGTAATATCACCATCCATCAAAATTCCAATGATAATGCTACCTAAGGCATATTTTTAGTAAATCTAACTACCACAGAACTTCTCAGTCTTGTCTGTCTTTATCGCAGCCTAATTTAACAGGAAATGAAAATGGAAGCAAATACAGTGGAAAATGATGCGCATTCATAGAGCATTTAAAAGAGATTGTAGCTTACATAATGATTGTTTTGAGGATTACCAAGTTTTAACGCATTGCAGCTGATGATGAACAAGAAGTTGGACACCATAGTAGGTAATTTCTGTACAAAACCTGTTGCTCTATAACAGCTTGACATTAAACAAGACGATTTGGTATTTTTGCGGATACGAACAGCAAGGATCATCCTACATGAGGATGAATCTAAGTTGCATATTCCCTTGCTGCCCATCTCTCTTCATACTTCCCAAGCGAGTAAGCTGTGGTGGGTATTTCATTTAAGTGAAAAGGGTCTGGTTCAATACCATAATCTGTCAGTGGTCTGTGCTCAAGAATATCATCGTGACTCTGAACAAATTCAGGGATTTCAACCTCCCCCTTTTTTATGTCTTCCCAAAGATACTGAAGGCGGCTTACGTACTTGATCTTCCAATACAAACTGATAGtgtaaaaacaaaatattagaataaatcACAGCAGAAAAGCTCCCAAGAGCATAAAATTACTAcctaataagaaatatattgtCCCTAAATGTAATTTTCTCATCCAAAATTGCTAAAGTTCTTTtccaaataaaatatctagAATGTCCTTCAGTATAAATGCTTACTCTTCTTAGACATTTACTGTGACATGAACTGCATAGGAATGCAACAATTGCCCCATTGTGTTGCCAGACAACACAGTGCAAACATGTACttgcataaataaatataaccatTCTTAGAGAATGCTCATCAGCAATCTTTAGCATGACaacttctagattttctgcAATATATTGGGCTATATAGAGGTCTTACTGCAAAGCAATGCCTAAAATAGCATGTAAGTTGAATAATGAATGGTCTTGTTACCAATGCATAGAAATTATGAACTTAATTACaaaggcaacaagaagctacTCCTCCTAATCCTACATGCCTAACTAGAATTTTATGGATAATTCTTATAGGACCTTCAAAATACTTGGAAAGTTATCGACTGTTTATAATAGAACAAGAACACAAGCATTCCAGACCCATGTATTCTAGTTTCATGTTCACTAGGAAGTCAGGAACAAATATCACTATGTTAATATGTCTGAGGGCTGGCTATTTTCCAAAGATTTCATAGATTTCGCACTGATTTCAAGTGTAAAAGCACAATACCCATATCTGAGAACCCTCATATGTACGATAAGGTCAAGAAAGCATGCTAAATATGGTTTTATTCCCCtcagaaaacaaaagaagggaACCACAGTTATATTCATTGGGTTCAATATAAGGGAAACTCACCCTCCACTTAAGAAGAATCGACCAAGGGTGGCAAAAACAAGCCTTGAGCGGAGTCCTGGATGAATGAAGTATACTACTTGAAGCCTGTTCTTGTAGTCAGCAGGAAGTTCTTCATATATCCACCTCAAGATAGTTATACCAGGAGAGTTGTCCTCCTTTTGCACAGTACTATGCATGTACACAATGCAGAATGGTCCTTCAGGCAACTCACTGCACATTTTGTGGAATATGTACTTTTTCAGTCGCTCTGCACTGATAACTTGAGCTACATATCATAAAGGAAAGTGAGTTACATTGAGGCATCAATTTAACATAACAAACATGAAAAATCAGTCAACTACAATTttcagagagagagagagagagataagTTTTAGACaaacataaaaagattaaatcaataaatatcaCTTCCACCCTTTGTCTGGTTGGGAATGGACAGTAAGAAGggtaaaagataatatttaggCTTTTcccttcatttcttttgctggaaaaaagagaagaggaaGGAGTTTCTCCTTCTCTTTTGGTAATAAGGAAAGTGGAGAGGAAGGAAATAACTTACATACTAAATTAGATTCCTTCCTTGTACTACACGGTTGAAACTTGTTAGAGATTGAACTTTTCTCTCCATATCCTCCCAATTATTAGTAATAAGGGACGCCAAATGAAACAAATATGAAACAATTTCTTTCCTAACCTCCTTCAAACTcagaattaacaaagaataacaaattttctcttattctttACCCTATTCATTTTTCACTCCACATAAATAAACTGcttaaagaagaagatcaaAGTAGAAGATATTAACACTAAGCCACAGGCCAACATTTACACATTtcttctataaaaatataaaattgaaggCACATACATGAGCCGACATGAATTTAGcaaagtcaaaaaaaaaaaaaaaaaactcggTACCTGAAGCAAATTTATTGATGAGTTAGTATGTCATTTATCAAAGAGAAAACTTTGATAATAAGGTGTAGTAAcacattatcaataattacgACCAGACAATGTggagcaaaagaaaagaagcagaGCGAGGCAAGCAAGGAAAGTTGAATTCTGCAAGCTAAAAACATACATGAAAATTTCCAAATATTACATACCAAAACAGATGGTTAAGGTTGATAATCTTTGAGAATCTTAACTTCAGTTTAGCACCAGAAAGTTTGCACAATAAATAGTGCACATAGATACAATTTCTTTCATACATGTTCAACCAATCATAATTGGGTACTTCCagacaaatcaataaattgatCACAGTCCAGCAGAAGATCAAAACATCAGGCAACCATTCAAGCATTCTAAAAATTGGGAACTTCTCGAAGCATGCGTTCAGCTATTAAGCAACTGGCAAACATGTCTCCTAACAAAAGAAACTAacagatataaaaataaaaataaaaataataatgatgatgattatAAGCTAATAGAATACTAAGCCCATTTACCAGCCAAAAGCATACAAAACCCATTTCACAGAAACGCCCAAGAAACTGAAACGCGCTACCTAAAAAGCACAACTCATTCAATTCATCGAAACCCCAGAAAGCACCATAAAATCTTAAGAAAAgtgtttttgaatttttttagcCGGTTTTTCAATTACCGGGAAAGTACTTGCCGATGACACGAAATATACGGTTTCCGGATTTATCAGAGCCCTGGAGGCGAAAGAATTGCAAGAGATCAAGATCAGAAAAATCTTCATCGGGCAGGAGATACTGAGAGCAGTCGTGCCAGTTATCAGCTTCTTCTTGCTCATATTCCTCTTTGATCTctctttcttgtttgtttAGAAAAGGCGTTGCATCAATTCCCAAATCTGACGCCAACACAAACACTGAGAAATCATCGTttcttgatgatgatgatgatgatgatgagctcgccattttctatttcttgtTGTTCGTTTGGGCAGGGGCTCTGTGCGTATGGGTCGGAAAGGCAATTAGCTAAGCGAGTTCAGAGATAATTTTATGTGTACATGATGATGAACTCGTGACTCTTACTTTTCCCATTTGATCTCTGAGAGActcttgttcttttattttatctaataacacatttatatttttatttttaatcaatttcaCTCCTAgtgttatttataaaaatacatgttAAGCAAGCACTCTTaacatatacaaattttaataaattaaaaaagttacactcgtctattaataaaaattaaaaagtaaagaatgttaaagaaaaataaatttttaaattagacatattaaaattaaaatttctaaattttcttaCAAATAAACAAGTTTTCAACTTCTcatttatttaactaattatgTTAGAAAtcgtttaaatatttatttaatcctttaaaggattgtagtccattagattatgattttaaaattatataatatttattgtttaaagtgatgaataaattgttaaaagtCAAAAGAGAAAGTCgttagtaatttaaaattaaaagagaaaagtctttattaaattgaaaagagataaaaattaaatgtccACATCAGCTaagttaaataatttcacGCGTCACGTTCTTTTCTATACTAgcactaaataaaataaaataacacgattaaattaaatttttaaggtAAAATCagttaaaaataagattatagACGTGGTATTGGTTAAAATAAAACTCCAAGTGTGCAAGGTCAAATGTAAAAAATACAAGAGTGAGATTATGTATTTAACCATGAACTTTAATTTAGGTAAAATGTATGAATAACcgtaaaaaaattttatcGAATCTCAATTAAgcctttaaattttaagttggaataGGTAAGcccttaaactaaataaaatacaaaataattaagcCTTTCTATGGAATTCCGTTACTATTACGTTAACTATTTGGACAAAAGATACGGATAAccatctaaattttaaataaatttcaattaagtcCTGAAACTTTAAGTTAGAACAATCAAAcccttaaactaaataatattgAACAATTAAGCCTCTATATGCAACTCTTTTACTACTCAtgttaactatttttattgataatgatCCATGTAAAATGACAACCAATAGCATAAAGACacctaaattataaattctatttttttacatttctaagagataatataaaataaaaggataatacaaaaattaaaataattatttcaaaaaaaaaaaggataaaacttaaatttttgcACCTAGATTTAATCTTAACTCTTTCATTTTCACACCTaggttttcattttttttctcgtacaaataattattttaatttttatattattttttatttatattatttttcagaaatataaaaaatagaatttattatttaggtgTCTTTACGCTATTGGTTGTCATTTTATATAGGCTATTAtcaataaacataattaacGATAAAAGTAACGGAGTTGTATAAAGGAGTTTAACTGTTtcatattatttagtttacgggctttattttaacttaaagTTTAAGagcttaattaaaatttggcTAAAATTTAGAGAGTTATCCGTACCTTTTACCAAAATAGTTAATGGTAGTAGTAACAGAGTTGCATACAAAGGCTTAATTATTTCgaattatttagattaaaaacttaattgTTCCAACCTAAAATTTAAAGACTTAATTGAGATTCAACCCAAAGTCTAAGAggttattcatatattttgcctttattttattaggttcaaattttcatttgttttaattaaatttttaaatttttatttttaattgaattcaagaatttatatatatatatatatatatatatatatatatatatatatatatatatatatatatatatttatatataatataaaatatttttatttatttaattaaattttatatttctattctTATTCTGATTGAATATtcatccatttttaattaaaataaaaataaatattaacaaattttttagaaaaaaatgttaacaacttaataagataaaaaatatttcaataaaataaaagtcaaaTATTTAGTGATTTAAGCTGTATTTAGCATTAGGGTTGTTATTTTTAAgtctcaaaaattattttttacaaaaaatagtTGAATTGATGCTTTCCaaattacatattataaaaaattaaaaaataatatattaaattaaaaaatctcaaaCTTGTTTTCTCGACACTCGGTAACAATTCCAAATACACTCTTAGAAACATTATCAATATACTCTTTACATATGTCAaatggtttatttttaaagagtcatataataaaataacacttaaatatactctttattctttaaatataaaatatagagTTGATTtggctctctctctctatatagaGAGGTAAAATTTcctctctattttatatttattaaacgCGCTATAAACTTTTATGCactttattaattgatatttgtaatttatttttctattgttaaagattaaaaaaaaagaaattgaaaccattgaaattaaagtaaaataaatataaaatataaaaaatatagtagacttaaataaaataaattatttcttatatttaattatttcttaaaatattctttattttggcAATTATGttccttaaaataaaaaatacagttGGAGAtgcttttaataaaatatttttcttattaggATCTATTCTTTAGAATTAtgagaaattcataaaaattactattttttagataattgaagttctattattttttagataattgaagattgaaatttaaattataaaaatttatatttgagaaaaataagtttaGATATATAACAAAGATAATCCTAAAACTTCTTAACCTTAGACTTTATTTAAAGCtgcatatttaaattaatattcttagttgattaatcttttctaataacaaaatattcttatctaagaaattatttttttttatttttctatgttaaaagtttaatttttat
Coding sequences within:
- the LOC8286647 gene encoding ganglioside-induced differentiation-associated protein 2, with translation MASSSSSSSSSRNDDFSVFVLASDLGIDATPFLNKQEREIKEEYEQEEADNWHDCSQYLLPDEDFSDLDLLQFFRLQGSDKSGNRIFRVIGKYFPAQVISAERLKKYIFHKMCSELPEGPFCIVYMHSTVQKEDNSPGITILRWIYEELPADYKNRLQVVYFIHPGLRSRLVFATLGRFFLSGGLYWKIKYVSRLQYLWEDIKKGEVEIPEFVQSHDDILEHRPLTDYGIEPDPFHLNEIPTTAYSLGKYEERWAAREYAT